One part of the Flavobacterium johnsoniae UW101 genome encodes these proteins:
- a CDS encoding triple tyrosine motif-containing protein encodes MKTKLSTLLLLIHFLMFSQEFPPIVKYSPSVYGAGNQSWMISQDHNNYLYFANNDGLLEYNGTSWQLYPGPNETIIRSVKVIGNKVYTGSYMNFGFWTRQADGKLKYTSLSDSIKNKILDDEQFWNILKYDHWILFQSLNRIYIYDTKMMQFKIIAPKNGVVKSFASTNAIYFQTLKEGLFEIESGKAKLVSDDPILKKFTVANVFAADEGLIIQTQLDGIHKLTGNSLSRIVTDVDAELKASFVYSSQRLQDGSFALGTVSNGIFILSDKGKLKYHLTQSKGLSNNTALSLFEDKDQNLWTGLDNGINCINMQSPVRSFTDDSGVLGTVYASAIHNGMLYIGTNQGLFCKPSQSNSDFKFINGTKGQVWSLAVYDDTLFCGHDSGTFVVINDIAKSIFSASGTWKFEPVPGNKNQLLQGNYYGLSVLEKTGNQWVFKNKVQGFDYSSRYFEIGDNLEVYVSHEYKGIFRLKLDSSLSKTQGFYTYKSPDKGKYASLTKFNNSIYYAYKGGIFKLNPKTKQFVKDNVLSSIFEKDEYTSGKLIVDNSNKIWLFSKNYIHYFSASKLSSQLKENIIPIPSSLTNSMLGYENITQISKSTYLIGTTDGYYTLNIDDLSFKNYNVFITDIMTNKQNETFRNAAIFNEGSFKSDENNITLNYTVPEYNKYINSEYQYLLEGFQNEWSEWSTKATVNFKNLPPGKYTFRVRAKYANVILQNPASYTFVVLKPWYLTNLAYFIYFLLMLAMAYFINKAYRNYYQKQKEKLIEENNLLLEIKELENEQQLMKLRNEQLSQDVDNKNRELAVSTMSLNSKNELLAFIKEDLKKTAQNDSSNIKSVISTINKNITEEDSWNVFKEAFDNADKDFLKRIKQMHPALTPNDLRLCAYLRLNLSSKEIAPMFNISVRSVEIKRYRLRKKMDLQHEIGLVEYILAV; translated from the coding sequence TTGAAAACTAAACTATCTACCTTACTGCTTTTAATTCATTTCCTGATGTTCTCTCAGGAATTTCCACCCATCGTAAAATATTCGCCTTCTGTTTATGGAGCCGGAAATCAGAGCTGGATGATTTCGCAGGATCATAATAATTATTTGTATTTCGCTAATAATGACGGATTGTTAGAATATAACGGAACAAGCTGGCAGTTATATCCGGGGCCAAACGAAACCATTATTCGATCTGTAAAAGTGATTGGCAATAAAGTGTATACGGGCAGTTATATGAATTTTGGTTTCTGGACGAGACAAGCAGACGGGAAGCTAAAATATACTTCGCTGAGTGACAGTATAAAAAATAAAATTTTAGATGATGAACAGTTTTGGAATATCCTAAAATATGATCATTGGATATTGTTTCAGTCTTTAAACCGAATTTATATTTATGATACCAAAATGATGCAGTTTAAAATAATTGCACCCAAAAATGGTGTTGTAAAATCGTTTGCTTCAACCAATGCTATTTATTTTCAGACTTTAAAAGAAGGACTTTTTGAAATAGAAAGCGGTAAAGCCAAATTAGTTTCAGATGATCCGATTTTGAAAAAATTTACCGTTGCCAATGTTTTTGCAGCAGATGAAGGCTTGATAATCCAAACACAGTTAGACGGAATACATAAACTTACGGGAAACTCATTAAGCCGTATAGTGACAGATGTTGATGCCGAATTAAAAGCAAGTTTTGTTTACAGCAGCCAGCGTTTACAGGACGGCAGTTTTGCTTTAGGAACTGTTTCAAACGGGATTTTTATTTTGTCTGATAAAGGAAAACTGAAATATCACCTGACACAGAGCAAAGGTTTGAGCAATAATACTGCTTTATCTCTTTTTGAAGATAAAGACCAAAATTTATGGACGGGACTCGATAACGGAATAAACTGCATCAATATGCAGTCGCCGGTGCGTAGTTTTACCGATGATTCGGGTGTTTTAGGAACCGTTTACGCATCTGCAATTCATAACGGAATGCTGTATATTGGAACCAATCAGGGATTGTTTTGCAAACCAAGTCAAAGTAATTCTGATTTTAAATTTATAAACGGCACAAAAGGGCAGGTCTGGTCTTTAGCAGTTTATGATGATACGCTTTTCTGCGGACATGATTCGGGAACTTTTGTAGTGATAAATGATATTGCCAAAAGTATATTTTCGGCTTCAGGAACCTGGAAATTTGAACCGGTTCCGGGAAATAAAAACCAATTACTTCAGGGAAATTATTATGGTCTATCGGTTTTAGAAAAAACAGGAAATCAGTGGGTTTTCAAAAATAAAGTACAGGGATTTGATTATTCATCGCGTTATTTTGAAATAGGTGATAATCTCGAAGTATATGTAAGTCATGAATACAAAGGGATTTTTAGATTAAAACTGGATTCGTCTTTATCAAAAACACAAGGATTCTATACGTATAAAAGTCCCGATAAAGGAAAATATGCGAGCTTAACAAAATTCAATAATTCGATTTATTACGCTTATAAAGGCGGTATTTTTAAACTAAACCCAAAAACAAAACAGTTTGTAAAAGACAATGTATTAAGCTCTATTTTTGAAAAAGACGAATATACATCGGGTAAATTAATTGTTGATAATTCAAACAAAATCTGGCTGTTTTCTAAAAACTACATTCATTATTTCTCAGCCAGTAAATTGAGCAGTCAGTTAAAAGAAAATATAATACCAATTCCGTCTTCGCTGACCAATTCGATGTTAGGATATGAAAATATCACCCAAATTTCAAAATCGACTTATTTAATAGGAACTACAGACGGATATTATACGCTTAATATTGATGATCTGAGTTTTAAAAATTACAATGTTTTTATTACTGATATTATGACTAATAAACAAAATGAAACCTTTAGAAATGCTGCGATTTTTAACGAAGGAAGTTTTAAGTCTGATGAAAATAACATTACCCTGAATTATACAGTTCCGGAATACAATAAATACATCAATTCTGAATATCAATATCTGCTGGAAGGCTTTCAGAATGAATGGAGCGAATGGAGTACAAAAGCAACGGTGAATTTTAAAAATCTTCCTCCGGGAAAATATACTTTTAGAGTCAGGGCAAAATATGCCAATGTAATTTTGCAAAATCCGGCCTCATATACATTTGTGGTTTTAAAACCGTGGTATTTAACTAATCTGGCTTATTTTATTTATTTTCTTTTGATGCTTGCAATGGCTTATTTTATTAATAAGGCGTATCGAAACTATTATCAAAAGCAGAAAGAAAAACTTATTGAAGAAAACAACCTTTTATTAGAGATTAAAGAGCTTGAAAACGAACAGCAGTTAATGAAACTTCGCAACGAACAGCTTTCTCAGGATGTAGATAATAAAAACCGTGAACTGGCAGTTTCTACGATGAGTTTAAACAGTAAGAACGAATTACTGGCTTTTATTAAAGAAGATTTGAAAAAAACAGCTCAAAATGACAGTTCAAATATTAAATCTGTAATTAGTACCATCAATAAAAACATTACCGAAGAAGATTCGTGGAATGTGTTTAAAGAAGCTTTTGATAATGCCGATAAAGATTTCCTTAAACGAATAAAACAAATGCATCCAGCCTTAACGCCAAATGATCTGCGTTTGTGTGCTTATCTCAGATTGAATCTTTCATCTAAAGAAATTGCTCCAATGTTTAATATTTCGGTACGAAGCGTTGAGATAAAACGATACCGTTTGCGAAAAAAGATGGATTTGCAACACGAAATCGGTTTAGTAGAATATATTCTGGCTGTATAG
- a CDS encoding SusC/RagA family TonB-linked outer membrane protein, protein MKSKLLLTVLLLFTSFAFSQNLDVSGTVLDASGLSLPGVNVKVKNSSKSTTTDFDGSFKLTDVPKGTVIVFSYIGYRTQEAAVSGTKMTVKMSDDAKSLDEVVVIGYGTQKKREVTGSVAVVDSKTLDVLKPARIEQALQGTVSGVNVTTQSGAPGAPLDIRIRGIATNGENRPTVIIDGYVGDLGLLNPNDIETITVLKDAQAAIYGTIGANGIILVTTKMGKKNSQTRVSFNSYAGFQQTSRKLPTLNATEYALLLNESYANGGRPLPYPNVSSLGKGTNWQDEVFQNAPIINNDLTISGGSDKITYSISGSHLDQEGIVGGDKSGFLRNTARIGLGADLSDKIKLKTNVIYTYFTRNTLNENGLGSVLFNALNVPATLSPYDANGDFTLVPSTAGLGTEIINPLAQIANTYNDYNYKKLNGNFGLDYKIFKGFTLSSSIGFNTSNSESKTFNKQISYGGKVFDVQRSSVTQGAVNDNNYSFDLFGTYNAKIAQSHNITGTIGTTIFKEWGNGLTATGFDVPNNVWENADISLTKGTSETLTNSSYVYDQRRLSYFGRLQYDYKGKYLLSAMLRRDSSTKFGPGNKVGYFPSFTAGWVVSDESFFGQPKFVNFLKFRASYGTLGNDQIPNYGYLGLLNGEATYIFNGALVNGTANGQVPNPNLKWEEAQKFDVGLDLKILNDKVFIVADYFIDTRKDLLIPNIPVSGINGTGAPGASAPTLNAGTVKNSGFEFSIDYKDKISDALTFSVGYNVTFLKNKVTEVNNGTGFIEGGAFGVGQPAPSRMEVGKPMGYFYGYKTDGIFQTQAEVDAHPSQVALGANAAPGDIRYVDLNGDGVIDTKDKTDIGNPIPDATMGFNLQLNYKSLDFAVFTFASVGNDMVRNYERTLSDANRINYVLDRWTGPGTSNSTPRVTTGATSNNVFSNYFVEDASYVRIQNVQLGYTLNPEISKRAGVSKLRLYAGVNNLYTFTKYKGFDPGASNGAPIGGGIDYGFYPIPRTYLMGLNINF, encoded by the coding sequence ATGAAATCCAAATTATTACTAACAGTACTATTACTGTTTACATCTTTTGCATTCTCGCAGAACTTAGATGTATCAGGAACGGTATTAGATGCTTCTGGTTTATCATTGCCAGGTGTAAATGTAAAAGTTAAAAATTCGTCTAAAAGTACAACCACGGACTTCGACGGATCTTTTAAACTAACCGATGTTCCAAAAGGAACTGTAATTGTTTTTAGTTATATTGGTTACAGAACACAGGAGGCTGCTGTTTCTGGAACTAAAATGACAGTTAAAATGAGCGACGATGCTAAGTCACTTGATGAGGTCGTTGTTATTGGTTACGGTACTCAGAAAAAAAGAGAAGTTACCGGGTCTGTTGCTGTTGTAGACAGCAAAACACTAGATGTTTTGAAACCAGCCAGAATCGAGCAGGCTCTGCAGGGAACTGTTTCAGGAGTGAATGTAACGACGCAGTCAGGAGCGCCGGGTGCACCGCTTGATATTCGTATTCGTGGTATAGCCACAAATGGTGAAAACAGACCAACGGTTATTATTGACGGTTATGTTGGAGATTTAGGACTTTTAAATCCTAATGATATAGAAACCATTACAGTTTTAAAAGATGCTCAGGCAGCAATCTACGGTACAATTGGTGCAAACGGAATCATTTTGGTTACTACTAAAATGGGGAAAAAGAATTCTCAAACCAGAGTTTCATTTAATAGTTATGCAGGTTTTCAGCAGACTTCAAGAAAACTGCCTACTTTAAACGCTACAGAATATGCACTGCTTTTAAATGAAAGTTATGCAAATGGAGGAAGACCACTGCCTTATCCAAATGTGAGTTCACTAGGAAAAGGAACAAACTGGCAGGATGAAGTTTTTCAAAATGCTCCAATTATCAATAACGATTTAACAATTTCCGGCGGATCTGATAAAATTACTTATTCTATCAGTGGTTCTCATTTAGATCAGGAAGGTATTGTGGGAGGCGACAAATCTGGATTTTTAAGAAATACAGCCAGAATTGGTCTAGGTGCAGATTTAAGCGATAAAATTAAATTAAAGACCAACGTTATTTATACCTATTTTACAAGAAATACATTAAATGAAAACGGATTAGGATCTGTTCTTTTTAACGCTTTAAACGTTCCGGCAACATTAAGTCCGTATGATGCAAACGGCGATTTTACTCTAGTGCCGAGTACAGCAGGTTTAGGAACCGAAATTATTAATCCTTTGGCGCAGATTGCTAATACTTACAATGATTATAATTATAAAAAATTAAACGGAAATTTTGGTTTAGATTATAAAATCTTCAAAGGATTTACCTTATCGAGTTCTATAGGTTTTAATACGTCAAACAGTGAATCAAAAACGTTTAATAAACAAATAAGCTACGGCGGAAAAGTTTTTGATGTACAAAGAAGCTCAGTTACACAAGGAGCTGTAAATGATAACAATTACTCATTTGACCTTTTTGGTACATACAATGCAAAAATTGCACAATCTCATAATATTACAGGAACAATTGGAACAACCATTTTTAAAGAATGGGGGAATGGCTTGACAGCAACTGGTTTTGATGTGCCTAATAATGTTTGGGAAAATGCCGATATCTCTTTAACAAAAGGAACTTCAGAAACACTTACCAATAGTTCTTATGTTTACGATCAAAGAAGACTTTCTTATTTTGGAAGATTACAATACGATTACAAAGGAAAATATCTACTTTCTGCTATGTTAAGACGTGATTCTTCTACAAAATTCGGACCTGGAAACAAAGTAGGTTACTTCCCTTCGTTTACAGCTGGATGGGTAGTTTCTGACGAAAGTTTCTTTGGACAGCCTAAATTTGTAAACTTCCTGAAATTTAGAGCGAGTTACGGAACTTTAGGAAATGACCAGATTCCTAACTACGGTTATTTAGGATTATTAAATGGAGAAGCTACTTATATATTTAATGGAGCTTTAGTAAACGGAACAGCAAACGGGCAGGTGCCAAATCCAAATTTGAAATGGGAAGAAGCTCAGAAGTTTGATGTTGGTTTAGACTTAAAAATATTAAATGACAAAGTTTTCATCGTTGCTGATTATTTTATTGATACCAGAAAAGATTTATTGATTCCTAATATTCCGGTTTCAGGTATTAACGGTACTGGTGCGCCAGGTGCGAGTGCACCGACTTTAAATGCTGGAACAGTTAAAAATTCAGGTTTTGAATTCTCTATAGATTATAAAGATAAAATATCTGATGCACTGACTTTCAGCGTAGGTTACAATGTTACTTTCCTTAAAAATAAAGTTACTGAAGTGAATAACGGAACAGGATTTATTGAAGGCGGTGCATTTGGTGTAGGACAGCCTGCTCCTTCAAGAATGGAAGTTGGTAAACCGATGGGGTATTTCTATGGATACAAAACTGACGGAATTTTTCAGACTCAGGCAGAAGTTGACGCACATCCATCTCAGGTGGCTTTAGGAGCAAATGCTGCGCCTGGAGACATTCGTTATGTTGACTTAAACGGAGACGGTGTAATTGATACAAAAGATAAAACGGATATTGGTAATCCAATTCCAGACGCTACAATGGGTTTCAATCTGCAGTTAAATTACAAGTCACTTGATTTCGCTGTATTTACATTTGCATCAGTAGGAAATGATATGGTGCGTAACTACGAAAGAACACTTTCTGATGCCAATCGTATAAATTATGTTTTAGACAGATGGACAGGACCTGGGACAAGTAATTCGACGCCAAGAGTAACAACAGGAGCAACATCAAATAATGTTTTTTCAAATTATTTTGTAGAAGATGCTTCTTATGTAAGAATTCAAAATGTACAGCTTGGTTATACACTTAATCCGGAAATATCAAAAAGAGCAGGAGTATCTAAATTAAGACTTTATGCAGGAGTAAATAACCTTTACACATTTACAAAATACAAAGGTTTTGATCCAGGTGCTTCAAATGGAGCTCCAATTGGAGGAGGAATCGATTATGGTTTCTATCCAATCCCAAGAACCTATTTAATGGGCTTAAACATTAATTTTTAA
- a CDS encoding RagB/SusD family nutrient uptake outer membrane protein, whose amino-acid sequence MKKYLFISTITLVLFSTVLTSCSDEFVDPKPEYSIDAENYFNSKEEYDNALIAAYDLLQSSYVNVLLGEIASDNTLCGGESPTDVIGFQQIDDMIHTPVNSNLRDIWNWMFAGVQRANYILEFQNKTDFPGRTQVIAEARFLRAYYQFELVKWFGGIPMKGDARFKIGDEKIIPRSSVQEVYASIEADLIFASANLSPNAAQQGRITKGAAQALLGKAYLYQNKFAQAAASLDAVITSGKYKLVTDYNAMFEAEGENGTESVFEVQYTDVEGAGFGCLQCSEGNVAVGFNGIRNYSGPLFSSGYSFNIPTQESYDAFKSGDKRKDVAILDINAWALANASYDNGNGITFGKGNEDTGFFNRKYLPRKRSKDAAGDLNLTNPNNYRAIRYADVLLMAAEAYNRGGIDDGKARTYLNEVRRRAFGDTNHDIATSGAALTDNILEERRVELFGEGHRFFDLVRTGKAAGTIPGFKANKNELFPLPIEEIQFANGNWAQNPGY is encoded by the coding sequence ATGAAAAAGTATTTATTTATTTCCACTATAACACTGGTTTTATTCTCGACCGTACTAACATCATGTTCGGATGAGTTTGTAGATCCAAAACCAGAATATTCTATCGATGCTGAGAATTACTTTAATTCTAAAGAAGAATATGACAATGCATTAATTGCAGCTTATGATTTACTGCAGTCTTCTTATGTAAATGTTTTATTAGGAGAAATTGCTTCAGATAATACACTTTGCGGAGGAGAAAGCCCAACCGATGTAATTGGTTTCCAGCAGATCGATGATATGATTCATACACCTGTAAACAGTAATTTAAGAGATATCTGGAATTGGATGTTTGCCGGTGTTCAAAGAGCAAATTATATCCTTGAATTTCAAAATAAAACAGATTTTCCGGGAAGAACCCAAGTCATAGCAGAAGCACGTTTTTTAAGAGCGTATTATCAGTTTGAGTTAGTAAAATGGTTTGGAGGTATCCCGATGAAAGGAGATGCGAGATTTAAAATTGGAGATGAAAAAATAATTCCCCGCTCATCAGTTCAGGAAGTGTACGCTTCTATTGAAGCCGATTTGATTTTCGCATCTGCTAATCTGTCTCCAAATGCAGCGCAGCAGGGACGCATAACAAAAGGCGCTGCTCAGGCATTATTAGGAAAAGCCTATTTGTACCAAAATAAATTTGCTCAGGCTGCAGCTTCACTTGATGCTGTAATTACTTCTGGGAAATACAAATTGGTAACAGATTATAATGCAATGTTTGAAGCAGAAGGAGAAAACGGAACAGAATCTGTTTTTGAAGTGCAGTATACTGATGTTGAAGGAGCAGGATTTGGATGTTTACAATGTAGTGAAGGAAACGTAGCTGTTGGTTTTAATGGTATTCGTAACTATTCTGGGCCTTTATTCTCTTCTGGATACAGCTTTAATATTCCAACTCAGGAATCGTATGATGCATTTAAAAGCGGAGATAAACGCAAAGATGTAGCTATTTTAGATATTAATGCATGGGCTTTGGCTAATGCTTCTTATGATAACGGAAACGGTATCACATTCGGAAAAGGAAATGAAGATACAGGTTTCTTCAATAGAAAATATCTTCCAAGAAAAAGAAGCAAAGATGCAGCTGGAGATTTGAATTTAACAAATCCAAACAACTACAGAGCAATCCGTTATGCAGATGTACTTTTAATGGCAGCAGAAGCGTATAACAGAGGAGGAATTGATGATGGAAAAGCAAGAACATATTTAAATGAAGTAAGAAGACGTGCTTTTGGGGATACAAATCATGATATTGCAACTTCGGGAGCGGCTTTGACTGATAATATTTTAGAAGAAAGAAGAGTTGAGCTTTTTGGCGAAGGACATCGTTTCTTTGACTTGGTTAGAACTGGTAAAGCTGCCGGAACTATCCCTGGCTTTAAAGCGAATAAAAACGAATTATTTCCACTTCCTATTGAAGAAATTCAATTTGCTAACGGAAACTGGGCACAAAATCCTGGATACTAA
- a CDS encoding glycoside hydrolase family 16 protein has translation MSKKLIIKIVSLFTILLMTGCQKDDFTFGSITTPSNLKVTAEIVGKTADAPYGDGSGIVKFAATADNAISYKYVYPDGTSDNAPSGKISKRFTKTGVNTYTVTIVATGAGGVATNTTIDVEVKSDFSDDQAVQLLTGGSSKKWYWAAGEPGHLGVGQNDGDAEKNFFPNYYSAGAFEKANSPNSSCLYDNVLTFSLDGDQLKFQLDNGGATFFNKDFGSVAGASGLSEDMCLSYNTGAAKTVSLSPSESVIMNNPKHAEQTRGTTMNFSDNGFMGYYIGQNSYEILSLTANRMVVRAVMGGNPALAWYHTFTTTPPNQNPNPSTDYTNLVWQDEFNTDGAPDPAKWVYDLGRGDNGWGNNEKQNYTSSASNIKVQGGSLIITAKKEASGGADYSSARLKSDGKYSFTYGKVEVRAKLPSGGGTWPAIWMLGQNYATKPWPACGEIDIMEHVGNNQNVIHGTFHYPARFGGNADTASKTIPNVSTEFHVYKTIWSPESISIYVDDTLIHTLANTASLPFNSSFFLILNVAMGGNLGGAIDGAFSQSSMEVDYVRVYQ, from the coding sequence ATGAGCAAGAAATTAATTATAAAGATAGTATCCCTATTTACGATTCTCTTGATGACGGGTTGTCAGAAAGACGATTTTACATTCGGATCAATAACTACACCATCTAATTTAAAGGTAACAGCCGAAATTGTTGGTAAAACAGCTGATGCTCCTTATGGAGACGGATCTGGAATAGTAAAGTTTGCTGCAACAGCAGATAATGCTATTTCGTATAAATATGTTTATCCAGACGGGACTTCTGATAATGCTCCAAGCGGAAAAATCTCTAAAAGATTTACCAAAACAGGAGTTAACACCTATACCGTAACTATTGTTGCAACAGGAGCAGGAGGAGTAGCAACAAATACAACAATCGATGTTGAAGTAAAAAGTGATTTTAGCGACGATCAGGCCGTTCAATTGCTTACAGGCGGATCTTCTAAAAAATGGTATTGGGCTGCCGGAGAACCAGGACATCTTGGTGTAGGTCAGAACGATGGCGATGCAGAGAAAAACTTCTTCCCTAATTACTACAGTGCAGGAGCATTTGAAAAAGCAAATTCACCAAACAGCAGCTGTTTATACGATAACGTATTGACATTCTCTCTTGATGGGGATCAGCTTAAATTCCAATTAGATAACGGCGGAGCAACATTCTTCAATAAAGATTTTGGAAGCGTTGCAGGAGCATCTGGTTTATCAGAAGACATGTGTTTAAGCTATAACACTGGTGCTGCAAAAACAGTTTCATTAAGTCCTTCTGAATCTGTAATAATGAATAATCCAAAACATGCAGAGCAGACAAGAGGTACAACAATGAACTTCTCTGACAATGGATTTATGGGGTACTATATTGGTCAAAATTCTTATGAGATTTTATCACTTACTGCTAACCGTATGGTTGTAAGAGCAGTAATGGGCGGAAATCCGGCATTGGCATGGTACCATACCTTTACAACTACGCCTCCAAATCAAAATCCAAATCCATCAACGGATTATACAAACCTTGTATGGCAGGACGAATTTAATACAGACGGAGCGCCAGATCCTGCAAAATGGGTTTATGATTTAGGAAGAGGCGATAACGGCTGGGGAAATAATGAAAAACAAAATTATACCAGTTCAGCTTCAAACATAAAAGTACAAGGCGGAAGCTTAATTATTACAGCTAAAAAAGAAGCTTCCGGCGGAGCAGATTATTCTTCGGCAAGACTTAAATCAGATGGAAAATATTCTTTTACATATGGTAAAGTTGAGGTTAGAGCAAAACTTCCTTCTGGCGGCGGAACCTGGCCGGCTATCTGGATGCTTGGGCAGAATTATGCAACAAAACCATGGCCTGCCTGCGGAGAAATTGATATTATGGAACACGTAGGAAACAATCAGAACGTGATTCACGGTACATTTCATTATCCGGCACGTTTTGGCGGAAACGCAGATACAGCATCGAAAACAATTCCAAATGTATCTACAGAGTTTCATGTTTATAAAACAATCTGGAGTCCGGAATCTATCTCAATTTATGTTGATGATACACTGATTCATACACTGGCAAATACTGCATCATTACCTTTTAACAGCAGCTTTTTCTTGATTTTAAATGTTGCAATGGGAGGTAATTTAGGAGGAGCTATTGATGGTGCTTTTTCACAATCTTCTATGGAGGTTGATTATGTTAGAGTATATCAATAA
- a CDS encoding glycoside hydrolase family 16 protein: protein MNKIVLLLLICSFSYAQETKRKLVWEENFSKKNINEKDWNFELGDGCPDLCGYGNNERQIYTKTNHEIKDGNLIIEARKEGNIYTSTKITTKGKKEFKYGRIEARAKLPIGHGLWPAFWMLGANIDEVKWPKTGEIDILEYIGRDPHMVYTTLHTQDSHGNTINTKRTEFPNIEEGYHVYAIEWNKDKIDFFVDTTLVYTFNPEVKNEDTWPFDKPFYIIVNLAIGGNFGGPEVDDSVLPQKYYVDYVRVYQ from the coding sequence ATGAATAAAATAGTTTTACTGCTGTTAATCTGTAGTTTTTCGTATGCACAGGAAACAAAAAGAAAATTAGTCTGGGAAGAAAATTTCAGTAAAAAAAATATAAACGAAAAAGACTGGAATTTTGAACTTGGCGACGGCTGTCCAGATTTATGTGGTTACGGAAATAATGAAAGACAGATTTATACCAAAACAAATCACGAAATAAAAGATGGAAATTTAATTATTGAAGCCAGGAAAGAAGGAAATATATATACTTCGACCAAAATTACTACAAAAGGCAAAAAGGAGTTTAAATACGGCAGAATTGAAGCAAGGGCAAAACTGCCAATCGGACACGGTTTATGGCCGGCATTTTGGATGCTTGGAGCTAATATTGATGAGGTAAAATGGCCAAAAACAGGTGAAATTGATATCTTAGAATATATAGGCAGAGATCCTCATATGGTTTATACAACCCTGCATACGCAAGACAGCCACGGAAATACAATCAATACAAAACGTACAGAATTTCCAAATATTGAAGAAGGTTATCATGTATATGCCATTGAGTGGAACAAGGACAAAATTGATTTTTTTGTTGATACAACTTTAGTTTACACCTTCAATCCAGAAGTAAAAAATGAAGATACATGGCCTTTTGATAAACCATTTTATATCATTGTAAATTTGGCAATTGGAGGCAATTTTGGAGGTCCGGAAGTAGATGATTCTGTGTTACCGCAAAAATATTACGTAGATTATGTACGAGTTTACCAATAA
- a CDS encoding RNA polymerase sigma factor → MADLHTPDALLVKNYVEGSEAALATLIKRHESKIYGFIYSKIADRDISNDIFQDTFIKVIKTLKSNSYNEEGKFLPWVMRISHNLIVDHFRKTKKMPMYRETEEFSIFSIMSDDSLNIESRMIVDQVEVDLKRLIEELPEDQKEVLVMRMYQDMSFKEISELTDVSINTALGRMRYALMNLRKIIDKHQIILTN, encoded by the coding sequence ATGGCTGATCTGCATACTCCAGACGCTCTATTAGTAAAAAATTATGTTGAAGGCAGTGAAGCTGCTCTTGCAACATTAATTAAAAGGCACGAATCTAAGATATATGGTTTTATATATTCTAAGATTGCTGATAGAGACATTTCAAATGATATTTTCCAAGACACTTTTATTAAAGTGATAAAAACATTAAAAAGCAATTCTTATAACGAAGAAGGGAAATTTCTTCCGTGGGTCATGCGTATTTCACACAATTTAATTGTGGATCACTTTCGCAAAACCAAAAAGATGCCAATGTACAGAGAAACCGAAGAGTTTTCAATATTCTCAATTATGTCTGATGATTCGCTAAACATCGAAAGCAGAATGATTGTCGATCAGGTTGAGGTGGACTTAAAAAGACTAATTGAAGAACTTCCTGAAGACCAAAAAGAAGTTTTGGTAATGAGAATGTATCAGGACATGAGCTTTAAAGAAATATCAGAATTAACAGACGTAAGTATCAATACAGCATTAGGAAGAATGCGTTATGCGTTGATGAATTTGAGAAAAATTATCGACAAACATCAAATTATTTTGACCAACTAA